Proteins co-encoded in one Pocillopora verrucosa isolate sample1 chromosome 1, ASM3666991v2, whole genome shotgun sequence genomic window:
- the LOC131781173 gene encoding armadillo-like helical domain-containing protein 3 yields MVYAMAETKSGPLSPKKPVKEKIVGIYDDFFKGGEPSRDNPNFWHEFFLLRVNAIYLEKCIDKLSEEELMDIKENINLLFAQCCIALRGDHQIKLVNALQTLCALVRAVYRKRLGDHGFDIINILIGFDAAEAQMQGLLESLHTFLVGDYPVSLKNLSLKLALILVTATDNVSQNTIVEYIMINSIFEAVIQVLADPVARQQHGYEAMLLLTILVNYRKYEASNPYIGKLSILDDELALNGFGCVISAALTDYNRKHAAMLEQASGGLISSITSFVGSMFVAETERAECFSTNEAVLLALYEAVHLNRNFFTVLSHVTTAPGSSPPPSPTAAPPVVERTATAAVVEDFPPDLSQPTNLLVTLLTYSSIALQNTKDDKGVSNAKLCLVILTCIVEDQYANVFLHDANMTFSVPLHRAQMYHRGPVIEKNAPSRPLACALLDLMVEFIVTHMMKTLPIDLYSKTFGILHRMLCYQKRCRVRLSYSWKNFWTALMNFLKFLLSNETVLTKTCDIFSLASQVVNIFNLFITYGDTFLPSPTSYDELYYEIIRVHQIFDNLYSMALRHSTNGGDWKDAASRLASSLVNVRAIINHFTPKIDSWAAVNHLTSMTSEQVLGVIRSNYDTLTLKLQDNLDHYEKYSEKPKEAAFFTQLVRSIVVEVRRTISVSNLEQFSLLQEFATIH; encoded by the exons ATGGTTTATGCCATGGCTGAGACAAAATCAGGTCCTTTGTCGCCGAAGAAGCCagtgaaagagaaaattgtggGAATCTACGATGACTTTTTTAAG GGAGGTGAGCCATCTCGTGATAATCCAAATTTCTggcatgaattttttcttttgagg GTTAACGCCATCTACCTTGAAAAGTGTATCGACAAACTTAGTGAAGAGGAACTTATGGATATCAAG GAGAACATCAACCTTCTGTTTGCCCAGTGCTGTATTGCTTTACGAGGAGATCACCAAATAAAACTAGTCAATGCTCTTCAG ACACTGTGTGCACTTGTGCGAGCAGTTTACAGAAAGAGATTAGGAGACCATGGATTTGACATAATAAACATTTTGATTGGATTTGATGCTGCTGAAGCTCAGATGCAG GGACTACTGGAAAGTTTGCATACATTTCTTGTTGGTGATTATCCTG tgagCTTAAAGAATCTGTCTCTTAAATTGGCTCTTATCCTTGTAACA GCAACAGACAATGTTAGTCAGAACACAATTGTGGAGTATATTATGATCAACAGCATCTTTGAAGCTGTTATTCAG GTTCTTGCTGATCCAGTGGCCAGACAGCAACATGGATATGAAGCAATGCTGCTGCTGACAATTCTGGTGAATTACAGGAAGTATGAG GCCTCAAATCCATATATTGGGAAGTTATCCATTTTGGATGATGAATTAGCTCTTAAT GGTTTTGGATGTGTTATATCAGCTGCACTTACCGATTACAACAG GAAACATGCAGCCATGTTAGAGCAGGCCTCAGGAGGATTAATCAGCTCCATTACCAGCTTT GTTGGAAGCATGTTCGTTGCTGAGACAGAACGAGCGGAATGTTTCAG CACAAATGAAGCAGTCCTTTTAGCTCTGTATGAAGCGGTGCACCTCAACAGAAATTTCTTCACTGTTCTTAGTCATGTTACG ACCGCTCCTGGATCAAGTCCTCCTCCATCACCGACAGCCGCTCCTCCTGTGGTTGAAAGGACTGCCACCG CCGCTGTTGTTGAAGACTTTCCACCCGACTTGAGTCAGCCGACGAATTTACTCGTAACCCTCTTAACATATTCCTCCATTGCTCTACAGAATACAAAAG ATGACAAAGGAGTAAGCAATGCCAAGCTGTGTCTGGTGATTTTAACATGTATTGTGGAG GATCAGTATGCGAATGTCTTTCTTCACGACGCGAACATGACGTTCTCAGTACCACTTCATAGAGCG CAAATGTACCACAGAGGCCCAGTTATCGAAAAGAACGCTCCTTCAAGACCTCTCGCGTGTGCGTTACTTG ACCTCATGGTGGAATTTATTGTAACTCACATGATGAAAACTTTACCAATTGACTTGTACAG TAAAACATTTGGAATCTTGCATCGTATGCTGTGTTACCAGAAGAGATGTCGAGTGAGACTCTCCTATTCGTGGAAAAATTTCTGGACGGCCCTTATGAACTTCCTAAAGTTCCTTCTGTCTAATGAAACGGTCCTCACCAAAACCTGTGATATCTTCTCCCTGGCATCGCAA GTcgttaacatttttaatttgttcatcACGTATGGAGATACGTTTCTTCCTTCTCCGACATCATACGATGAACTCTACTACGAAATCATTCGCGTTCATCAAATTTTTGACAATCTTTATTCTATGG CGTTAAGACACTCAACAAATGGTGGCGACTGGAAGGATGCGGCTTCTCGTTTGGCGAGCTCTTTAGTGAATGTCAG GGCAATCATAAACCATTTTACGCCAAAAATCGATTCATGGGCAGCTGTCAATCACCTGACGTCAATGACTTCGGAACAG GTATTGGGCGTAATACGTAGTAATTATGACACTTTGACGCTAAAACTCCAGGACAATTTGGATCATTACGAAAAATATTCAGAGAAACCGAAAGAGGCGGCTTTCTTTACTCAACTG GTACGTTCAATTGTTGTTGAAGTTCGCCGGACAATTTCCGTCAGTAACCTCGAGCAGTTTAGTTTACTACAAGAATTTGCGACCATACACTGA
- the LOC131781377 gene encoding uncharacterized protein produces the protein MGLSKSEAYSVLELPLGASYEEIRSSYKRLALKWHPDKHNNSQEATKKFQEVSSAYKRLTSEDSDDEINLTPADMFDLFAHIVFQRNGMFGGYPGMYDSDNSCYSDDDEDDDDDDESVDEILQRMAQSYRKKSESKKPSEKGRPAHNLSEAEAMKNAKELIEEEERDRKKAEKRRAKKKRNKERKKEKEREKKAKDEKENIQQQKNNKKENIPTTTKAPPKEPSKKRNTTATSSTPTKTVNNNTKVSSGLKEQSVNNNTNLQQSTKMEPSSPKRHDEEDLSGNEEPTWDTNSAFFARAAGRNPMPPPSTSTATVKNSAPSTISQSSQNTKNISTQQPAAEQIDPVVLRSRQVAVKGNEMANVGNYQAAVDLFTQAINLDAKDFRFFGNRSYCYDRMGQYEKALQDADVAISLAPDWPKGYFRRGRALAGLKLYSDAESSFAQVLKLDKHCEDAMFELARVRVQQLEEMGFPQSQSEAAIQAYGTVQAALEALLAGKVSCPVSTEIYVSDGEDDAQKQQIRMVENGSVDDGPGRSLWVGNVNPEEVSERHLVQLFSRCGRVDNVRILPKRFCAFVNYDQAESAALALEKLQGYEMGGEQLLLRYPNNTGSPGSQPLAAASVPGKKKQPEGDLKQSMSKLSGPVNGDECYFWRTTGCYFADKCRFRHVPESKGVDLKRVEAKYGGKLRVTTPPSQ, from the exons ATGGGCCTTTCGAAGAGCGAAGCGTACTCAGTCTTGGAGCTACCTCTAG gggCAAGTTATGAAGAGATAAGATCCAGTTACAAACGCCTGGCTTTAAAATGGCATCCTGATAAACATAACAATAGTCAGGAGGCAACAAAG aAATTCCAGGAGGTGTCCTCGGCATACAAGCGACTTACCAGTGAGGATTCAGATGACGAGATCAACTTGACTCCA GCAGATATGTTTGATCTCTTTGCTCATATTGTCTTTCAACGAAATG GAATGTTTGGTGGCTACCCAGGAATGTATGACTCTGACAACAGTTGCTatagtgatgatgatgaggatgatgacgatgatgatgaatcAGTCGATGAAATTCTTCAAAGAATGGCACAGAGTTATAGGAAAAAGTCAGAGTCCAAAAAACCCTCTGAAAAAG GTCGTCCTGCACACAATTTATCGGAGGCG GAAGCcatgaaaaatgcaaaagagcTTATAGAGGAGGAAGAGAGAGACaggaaaaaagcagaaaaacgGAGAGCTAAAAAGAAG AGGaataaggaaagaaagaaggaaaaagaaagagaaaagaaagcaaaggatgaaaaagaaaatatacag caacagaagaataataaaaaagaaaatataccAACTACAACTAAAGCACCTCCAAAGGAACccagtaaaaaaagaaataccacAGCAACTTCTTCAACTCCGACTAAAACTGTAAATAACAATACAAAAGTATCCAGCGGTTTAAAAGAACAATCTGTgaataataatacaaatttaCAACAATCAACAAAAATGGAACCAAGTTCACCCAAAAG ACATGACGAGGAAGATTTATCAGGCAATGAG GAGCCCACATGGGATACAAACAGTGCGTTCTTTGCGAGAGCAGCAGGGCGTAATCCAATGCCTCCTCCTTCAACAAGCACTGCAACAGTAAAAAATAGTGCACCATCAACTATCAGTCAGAGCTCACAGAATACGAAAAACATCTCCACTCAACAACCTGCGGCAGAACAGATAGATCCTGTGGTTTTACGTAGCAGACAAGTAGCAG ttaaaggaaatgaaatggCAAACGTTGGAAACTATCAGGCTGCCGTGGATCTCTTCACTCAAGCTATTAACTTGGATGCAAAAGActtcag ATTCTTTGGTAACCGTTCTTACTGTTATGACCGCATGGGACAATACGAAAAAGCTCTCCAGGATGCTGATGTGGCCATATCGCTAGCACCTGATTGGCCAAAAGGTTACTTCAGACGAGGCAGAGCACTGGCGGGATTAAAG tTATATTCTGATGCAGAGAGCAGTTTTGCTCAAGTTTTAAAACTGGATAAACATTGTGAAGATGCCATGTTTGAACTGGCTAGGGTTCGAGTGCAGCAGCTAGAG gAGATGGGATTTCCACAGAGTCAAAGTGAAGCAGCTATCCAGGCATATGGAACAGTTCAGGCCGCTTTGGAAGCACTGCTAGCTGGAAAAG TGAGTTGTCCCGTTTCAACGGAGATATACGTCTCTGATGGCGAGGATGATGcacaaaaacagcaaataaG AATGGTTGAAAATGGTAGCGTTGATGACGGCCCTGGCCGTTCCTTGTGGGTTGGAAACGTCAATCCTGAGGAAGTCAGTGAAAGACATTTGGTACAGCTGTTCAGCAGGTGTGGTCGGGTCGACAACGTGCGGATACTCCCCAAAAGATTCTGTGCGTTTGTTAATTATGATCAGGCTGAATCTGCCGCCCTAGCACTCGAAAAATTACAG GGCTATGAGATGGGAGGCGAGCAGTTATTACTGAGATACCCCAATAACACTGGCTCCCCGGGAAGCCAGCCACTTGCTGCTGCTTCGGTTCCTGGTAAAAAGAAACAACCTGAAGG GGACTTAAAACAATCTATGAGCAAGTTGTCGGGCCCCGTGAACGGAGACGAGTGTTATTTCTGGCGCACGACCGGCTGCTATTTTGCTGACAAATGCCGATTCAGACATGTCCCGGAGAGCAAAGGTGTCGATCTAAAAAGGGTGGAGGCCAAGTATGGAGGAAAACTTCGAGTGACTACCCCACCGagccaatga